One part of the Pleuronectes platessa chromosome 2 unlocalized genomic scaffold, fPlePla1.1 SUPER_2_unloc_1, whole genome shotgun sequence genome encodes these proteins:
- the LOC128436264 gene encoding semaphorin-3D isoform X1 encodes MKTFDQPEDEQNVFLFIWIQNDVGGRRSLINRWTTFLKARLVCSVPGPSGVDTHFDELEDIFVLETKDPQNPTIYGVFSTSSSVFRGSAVCVYSMASIRAAFNGPFAHKEGPDYRWVEFKGHIPYPRPGACPSETYDALHKSTKDFPDEVVSFMRQHQLMWEPVPPLGGRPIITRVNAPCMFKRVVVDRVEAEDGPYNVLHLGTDDGKVVKVVSVTTDSWDPEEIILEELSVFKSPTPVLSMELSTKRQQLYVSSELGVAQLGLQRCELYGTDCAECCLARDPYCSWDGQTCSRFFPSSKRRARRQDVKYGDPWSQCPVTEDDSASVEEKSLYGVEGNSTFLECVPRSPQAELRWTSSSKTTEDRLPLSDDHRSLHMKRGLLVQRLELADAGLYTCTSHEHSYSQVLARYRLHIIPNHSLHPAAPHQQSQGPSHGKTGPAGGALPVFPGPRPPASLPGLRNSWLPQHRSYKDLHMVGSNSLSVDEYCEQLWYREKRRQQKLRTLKLKQESRKARVRRNNPPEPPL; translated from the exons atgaaaacatttgatCAACCTGAAGATGAGCagaatgttttcctcttcatctgGATCCAGAACGACgtcggagggaggaggagtctgATCAACCGCTGGACGACCTTCCTCAAAGCCCGACTCGTCTGTTCTGTCCCCGGACCGTCCGGGGTGGACACGCACTTCGATGAGCTGG aggacATTTTTGTTCTGGAAACCAAAGACCCTCAAAATCCAACCATCTACGGCGTCTTCAGCACGTCCAG TTCTGTATTTCGTGGTTCGGCCGTGTGTGTCTACTCCATGGCGTCGATCCGTGCAGCTTTCAACGGACCGTTTGCCCATAAAGAAGGTCCCGACTATCGCTGGGTGGAGTTCAAAGGTCACATCCCATATCCCAGACCTGGAGCT TGTCCCAGTGAGACCTACGACGCTCTCCACAAATCCACCAAGGACTTCCCAGACGAGGTGGTGAGCTTCATGCGGCAGCATCAGCTGATGTGGGAGCCGGTCCCGCCCCTCGGAGGCCGACCAATCATAACCCGGGTCAACGCGCCCTGCATGTTCAAGAGAGTGGTGGTGGACAGGGTGGAGGCCGAGGACGGACCTTACAACGTCTTACACCTGGGAacag ATGATGGGAAGGTGGTGAAGGTGGTGTCGGTCACCACAGACTCCTGGGACCCAGAGGAGATCattctggaggagctgagcgtCTTCAAG AGTCCGACTCCCGTCCTGAGCATGGAGCTGTCCACCAAGAGG cagcagctgtacGTGTCCAGCGAGCTCGGCGTGGCCCAGCTGGGGCTCCAGAGGTGCGAGCTGTACGGGACGGACTGTGCTGAGTGTTGTCTGGCCAGGGACCCCTACTGCTCCTGGGATGGACAGACCTGCTCCAGGTTCTTCCCCAGCAGCAAGAG GAGGGCTCGGAGACAGGATGTGAAGTATGGAGACCCCTGGAGTCAGTGCCCAGTCACAGAGGACG ACTCTgcctctgtggaggagaagtCTCTGTACGGCGTAGAAGGAAACTCCACCTTCCTGGAGTGCGTTCCTCGGTCGCCTCAGGCCGAGCTCCGGTGGACGAGCAGCTCGAAGACAACTGAGGACAGA cttCCTCTCAGCGATGACCACCGCTCTCTCCACATGAAGCGTGGGTTGCTGGTTCAACGCCTAGAGCTGGCTGACGCAGGCCTCTACACCTGCACCAGCCACGAGCACTCCTACAGCCAGGTCCTGGCCCGCTACCGCCTTCACATCATCCCCAACCACAGCCTCCACCCGGCTGCCCCACACCAGCAGAGCCAGGGCCCCAGCCACGGGAAGACTGGCCCGGCGGGGGGGGCCCTACCCGTGTTCCCGGGCCCTCGCCCCCCGGCGTCTCTGCCGGGACTCAGGAACTCGTGGCTGCCGCAGCACCGGAGCTACAAGGACCTGCACATGGTGGGGAGCAACAGTCTGAGCGTGGACGAGTACTGTGAGCAGCTGTGGTACCGAGAGAAGCGCCGGCAGCAGAAGCTCCGCACTCTGAAGCTGAAACAGGAGAGCAGGAAAGCTCGGGTGAGGAGGAACAACCCCCCCGAGCCTCCTCTCTAG
- the LOC128436264 gene encoding semaphorin-3D isoform X2 — protein MDAHVTVWSPLLVSLHDAINDVGGRRSLINRWTTFLKARLVCSVPGPSGVDTHFDELEDIFVLETKDPQNPTIYGVFSTSSSVFRGSAVCVYSMASIRAAFNGPFAHKEGPDYRWVEFKGHIPYPRPGACPSETYDALHKSTKDFPDEVVSFMRQHQLMWEPVPPLGGRPIITRVNAPCMFKRVVVDRVEAEDGPYNVLHLGTDDGKVVKVVSVTTDSWDPEEIILEELSVFKSPTPVLSMELSTKRQQLYVSSELGVAQLGLQRCELYGTDCAECCLARDPYCSWDGQTCSRFFPSSKRRARRQDVKYGDPWSQCPVTEDDSASVEEKSLYGVEGNSTFLECVPRSPQAELRWTSSSKTTEDRLPLSDDHRSLHMKRGLLVQRLELADAGLYTCTSHEHSYSQVLARYRLHIIPNHSLHPAAPHQQSQGPSHGKTGPAGGALPVFPGPRPPASLPGLRNSWLPQHRSYKDLHMVGSNSLSVDEYCEQLWYREKRRQQKLRTLKLKQESRKARVRRNNPPEPPL, from the exons AACGACgtcggagggaggaggagtctgATCAACCGCTGGACGACCTTCCTCAAAGCCCGACTCGTCTGTTCTGTCCCCGGACCGTCCGGGGTGGACACGCACTTCGATGAGCTGG aggacATTTTTGTTCTGGAAACCAAAGACCCTCAAAATCCAACCATCTACGGCGTCTTCAGCACGTCCAG TTCTGTATTTCGTGGTTCGGCCGTGTGTGTCTACTCCATGGCGTCGATCCGTGCAGCTTTCAACGGACCGTTTGCCCATAAAGAAGGTCCCGACTATCGCTGGGTGGAGTTCAAAGGTCACATCCCATATCCCAGACCTGGAGCT TGTCCCAGTGAGACCTACGACGCTCTCCACAAATCCACCAAGGACTTCCCAGACGAGGTGGTGAGCTTCATGCGGCAGCATCAGCTGATGTGGGAGCCGGTCCCGCCCCTCGGAGGCCGACCAATCATAACCCGGGTCAACGCGCCCTGCATGTTCAAGAGAGTGGTGGTGGACAGGGTGGAGGCCGAGGACGGACCTTACAACGTCTTACACCTGGGAacag ATGATGGGAAGGTGGTGAAGGTGGTGTCGGTCACCACAGACTCCTGGGACCCAGAGGAGATCattctggaggagctgagcgtCTTCAAG AGTCCGACTCCCGTCCTGAGCATGGAGCTGTCCACCAAGAGG cagcagctgtacGTGTCCAGCGAGCTCGGCGTGGCCCAGCTGGGGCTCCAGAGGTGCGAGCTGTACGGGACGGACTGTGCTGAGTGTTGTCTGGCCAGGGACCCCTACTGCTCCTGGGATGGACAGACCTGCTCCAGGTTCTTCCCCAGCAGCAAGAG GAGGGCTCGGAGACAGGATGTGAAGTATGGAGACCCCTGGAGTCAGTGCCCAGTCACAGAGGACG ACTCTgcctctgtggaggagaagtCTCTGTACGGCGTAGAAGGAAACTCCACCTTCCTGGAGTGCGTTCCTCGGTCGCCTCAGGCCGAGCTCCGGTGGACGAGCAGCTCGAAGACAACTGAGGACAGA cttCCTCTCAGCGATGACCACCGCTCTCTCCACATGAAGCGTGGGTTGCTGGTTCAACGCCTAGAGCTGGCTGACGCAGGCCTCTACACCTGCACCAGCCACGAGCACTCCTACAGCCAGGTCCTGGCCCGCTACCGCCTTCACATCATCCCCAACCACAGCCTCCACCCGGCTGCCCCACACCAGCAGAGCCAGGGCCCCAGCCACGGGAAGACTGGCCCGGCGGGGGGGGCCCTACCCGTGTTCCCGGGCCCTCGCCCCCCGGCGTCTCTGCCGGGACTCAGGAACTCGTGGCTGCCGCAGCACCGGAGCTACAAGGACCTGCACATGGTGGGGAGCAACAGTCTGAGCGTGGACGAGTACTGTGAGCAGCTGTGGTACCGAGAGAAGCGCCGGCAGCAGAAGCTCCGCACTCTGAAGCTGAAACAGGAGAGCAGGAAAGCTCGGGTGAGGAGGAACAACCCCCCCGAGCCTCCTCTCTAG